In Nitrospira sp., the DNA window CCGGACACGTTGGAGACCACCACCTCGCGTTTCACATAGCGATCGGGGGCTTCTACCAGGTACACGAAATGTTTCCCGTCGATCTCGACGACCGCCTCTTTAGGAATCGCTAGGAAC includes these proteins:
- a CDS encoding efflux RND transporter periplasmic adaptor subunit translates to FLAIPKEAVVEIDGKHFVYLVEAPDRYVKREVVVSNVSGGQVRVLEGVTSGQRIVTKGAVLVKGQEVK